A window of Candidatus Neomarinimicrobiota bacterium genomic DNA:
GGCGCGCCTCCACCAATGGGGACCCCGCGCACCGTTACCTGGCGCGTATGACGGCGATTAATCAGCTTCACAAGAACGGCTCATTGTAGCGCTAAGTTACACCCTGGTAGCGAATACGCCAAGACGGGCAGGCTACCGGTGGATTGGAGGGCGGTTTGGATCAGTCCGGCAGAGCCACTAAGCTTAGAGATGCCTGCCGGTGCGGCTGCCCAACCGCTCACAAGGGCGAGCACAGGATAAAGTATAATTGCTGCACCGCTCAGTTCGCAGCAGTTAGGATAGTCTCCTTGGAATTTGGAGGAAAATGCAGAAGACTAAACATTACCGACAAGCCCGCTTTTCTGCTGATGTTATCCGCGAGGCACTTCAGGTATTTCGCTCACAGCAAGGGCCTAAGGACCAGGAGCGATCGCAGCAATACTTGAGCGTAGAACTTGAAGACTCCGAATGGAGGCATGACACTGAGGACGAATTCTTCGCCGACTACAGACGGTCCAAGGGCGGAGCGGTATTCTCTGAGCAGACTAATGGCTACAACTTTCTCATCCACGCGTTCACTGATTCTGCCCAAGTCAAAATTGGTGCTCCTGAACGGGGGAAGATTGAAGTTGTGTTTGAGGTGTTCGAGAAACATGCTGGGGCATCTCGCCTGCCTGATCCTCCCAAGTCAGAACGTCCCAAACCAAGGATCTTCATTGGGCACGGAGGTAGCGCGATTTGGCGCGATCTGAAAGATCACCTGCAAGACAAGCATGGCTACATCGTCGAGGCGTATGAAATTGGAGCAAGAGCAGGCCATACAATCAGAGACATCCTTGAAGAAATGCTTGCTAAAAGTTCATTCGCTGTACTTCTTATGACTGGAGAAGACGAGACAGCGGAGGGTGATTTGCTCGCTCGACAAAATGTGGTACACGAAGCTGGGTTATTTCAGGGAAAGCTTGGCTTTCACCGGGCAATCGTGCTCCTAGAGGAAGGCACAGTAGAGTTCTCAAACATACATGGTATTGAGCAAATCCGATTCGCCGGAGGCAACATCAAGGAAACCTACGGGGAGGTATTGGCAACTTTGAAGAGGGAATTCGGGGAGAACTTAACCTAGCATGGCAGATCCAGCGTACGCGGTAGACCGCGCCGCTGATTTACG
This region includes:
- a CDS encoding nucleotide-binding protein yields the protein MQKTKHYRQARFSADVIREALQVFRSQQGPKDQERSQQYLSVELEDSEWRHDTEDEFFADYRRSKGGAVFSEQTNGYNFLIHAFTDSAQVKIGAPERGKIEVVFEVFEKHAGASRLPDPPKSERPKPRIFIGHGGSAIWRDLKDHLQDKHGYIVEAYEIGARAGHTIRDILEEMLAKSSFAVLLMTGEDETAEGDLLARQNVVHEAGLFQGKLGFHRAIVLLEEGTVEFSNIHGIEQIRFAGGNIKETYGEVLATLKREFGENLT